One genomic segment of Thermostichus vulcanus str. 'Rupite' includes these proteins:
- a CDS encoding sensor domain-containing diguanylate cyclase has product MSLFEEVIATPKPLASVGVLPSVQSCAGMSEQEESSSLGDFDHLSAMVALGIPLFELGENLIQYLQKQINSIRGGLIVQVQHLGGSTEQEMETIVMTDLPPSYQRSLHHSLRAPCDNIFWESYRTGEPIIQADITQNQQGWSHWDWVISSGLASCWVFPIFALDEGTNVIGLLALFRECVGAPSSEDWQLIEEVIQLAGVGIQRHRCEMHLRQLQQNYSQLLDTLPGILWEADGRTLMLNHIGESVEALLGYPVQRYLTSQLLWKEAVHPEDRQRVHRARLSLLEGKTATENSSHSESLRYRLVSSTGQAIWVQEHLTSYRDHSQKPMLRGHITVLEDAVPLHETPIVVPLEQSSFIKKQVKHQEFHNCNSRFNIQLSPSKSKAEQQTFSKQLESRDYCELAHDEDLELREAIRRQELQVYYHGILSLESGKLIGFEALLRWAHPRLGLLTPNQFWGIAERSGLAVEIGWWVLTTACQKVLEWQDIFMPTVPLSLCVNVSPSQLEQEDFVPRLTSILEAVHFPTNQLMLEITEDAMMSCSKKTQSKLSGLKAREITFNIDNFGSGFCSLHQLNRFPIGALKINPFLVQDLSGAQQGAEELIRAIVSFALDLNLQVIAEGVETTEQSALLKAMGCKYAQGYLFHQPLPSELVQHLFVQPSPPSPRKRQRRSRKTA; this is encoded by the coding sequence ATGAGCCTTTTTGAGGAAGTCATAGCCACCCCTAAGCCCCTGGCAAGTGTAGGTGTACTCCCGTCTGTTCAATCTTGTGCAGGGATGTCTGAACAAGAGGAATCCAGCAGCCTGGGTGATTTTGATCACTTGTCGGCAATGGTGGCATTGGGGATCCCCCTATTTGAGCTTGGTGAAAACTTGATCCAGTATCTCCAAAAGCAAATCAACTCTATCCGCGGGGGGCTGATCGTACAGGTGCAGCATTTGGGTGGCAGCACTGAGCAAGAGATGGAAACGATAGTGATGACTGATCTCCCTCCCAGTTATCAGCGTTCCCTGCACCATTCCCTTAGGGCTCCCTGTGACAACATCTTCTGGGAATCCTACCGAACTGGTGAGCCAATCATTCAAGCCGACATCACTCAGAACCAGCAAGGATGGAGTCACTGGGATTGGGTCATCTCTTCGGGGTTAGCCTCCTGCTGGGTATTCCCGATCTTCGCTTTGGATGAGGGTACCAACGTTATTGGGCTTCTGGCATTATTCAGAGAGTGCGTAGGTGCCCCTAGCTCAGAAGACTGGCAGCTGATTGAGGAGGTCATTCAACTGGCGGGTGTTGGGATCCAGCGCCATCGCTGTGAGATGCATCTCCGGCAACTGCAGCAGAATTACAGCCAACTGCTCGATACCCTGCCAGGGATCCTGTGGGAAGCTGATGGCCGAACCTTGATGCTCAATCACATTGGTGAGTCGGTGGAAGCCTTGCTGGGTTACCCTGTACAGCGCTACTTAACCAGCCAGTTGCTTTGGAAGGAAGCTGTTCATCCCGAGGATCGCCAAAGAGTGCATCGGGCAAGGTTGAGTCTATTGGAAGGAAAAACAGCTACTGAAAATTCTTCCCATAGTGAATCGTTGAGGTATCGGTTAGTGAGTTCAACGGGTCAGGCAATATGGGTGCAGGAGCATCTGACCTCTTATCGAGATCATTCTCAAAAGCCCATGCTCAGAGGACATATCACGGTACTTGAAGATGCTGTACCTTTGCATGAAACACCCATAGTTGTTCCCCTGGAACAATCCTCTTTTATTAAAAAACAAGTCAAGCACCAAGAGTTTCATAACTGTAATAGTAGATTCAACATACAACTCTCACCATCAAAATCAAAGGCAGAGCAGCAGACTTTTTCGAAGCAGCTTGAGTCCAGGGACTATTGCGAACTGGCTCATGATGAAGATTTGGAGCTGAGAGAGGCCATTCGTAGGCAAGAGCTGCAGGTTTACTATCATGGCATTCTTTCCTTGGAGTCTGGCAAACTCATTGGCTTTGAAGCTCTTCTCAGGTGGGCTCACCCCAGGCTAGGGTTGCTCACCCCCAATCAGTTTTGGGGAATTGCAGAACGTTCTGGGCTAGCTGTAGAGATTGGCTGGTGGGTTCTGACTACTGCTTGTCAAAAGGTGCTTGAGTGGCAGGATATTTTCATGCCTACTGTGCCCCTATCTTTGTGTGTCAATGTATCTCCTTCACAACTAGAACAAGAGGACTTTGTTCCTCGCCTAACTTCAATCTTAGAGGCGGTTCACTTTCCTACCAACCAACTGATGCTAGAGATTACTGAAGATGCCATGATGTCTTGCAGCAAAAAGACTCAATCAAAATTGTCTGGCCTCAAAGCTAGGGAGATCACCTTTAATATTGACAACTTTGGATCTGGCTTCTGTTCTCTGCATCAGCTCAATCGGTTTCCGATTGGTGCCCTCAAGATCAATCCCTTCCTTGTCCAAGACCTCAGCGGTGCTCAACAAGGCGCAGAAGAGCTAATTCGTGCCATTGTCAGCTTTGCTCTTGACTTGAACTTGCAGGTCATTGCGGAAGGAGTAGAAACCACCGAGCAATCTGCCCTTCTGAAGGCTATGGGCTGTAAATATGCGCAGGGGTACCTTTTCCATCAACCTCTACCGAGTGAGCTGGTTCAACATCTTTTTGTTCAACCCTCACCGCCCTCTCCTCGGAAAAGACAGCGACGCTCCCGCAAGACAGCTTAA